CCAAATTTATTTGTTTCCATCATTATTGTAGCTTCATTTATTATGGTATTTTTTGAATTAACTCTTGGGACTTTTAAAGCTATATGCTGATATTTAGTATTATCGTTATTATACCATAATCCTTTAAAAACTACTCCTCTGTGCCCCTTTCCAATAAAATCTAATAATTTTATATTCTGGTTTTTTGTGGTTTCTTTTAGGAGCTCCCAATCTACCAAATTATGAATTATGGGGTGTTTTTTAAATTCTTCAATCTTTAAATTATTAAAATCATTAAAATTATTCATAATTCACCATAACTACTAAAATTAAATATAAAAATAAACTTAAATAAATTATTTAATAATTAAAATATAAATTTCAATGCAACATATAATAATATTATAAATAAAACTCCAGCAATTGCCAATTTAAAAGCTGTTTTTATTGCGGATATTGCTACTTTTATTATTATAATTAATATCAATATTGCCACAATTGCTGTAATTATATCTTCTATCATATTTACCCTCCCCGGTTCTTTTTTGAAGTCTAAACCGTGCTTCGCACGGTATCTCAAAATTTTCTGGAAATTAAAACTCTAAAAAATATTATAATATTTGAAATTAAAATAATAAAATACAATATATAAAATATATAATACAAAATATAAAAAATTATTCAATATAAATAGCAACTTTATTTGGAATTGCAAATCTCTTTTTATTTCCAATGTCTTCCCCATTCACAATTATTTTACATTGGAATTCATTTTCAAGGAATTGTTTTGCATCATTTAATATGTTCTCTTCGTCTATTGGGTTAGAAATTCCATTTTTAACTATTTCATTTATTAATTTTGGAATTTCTTTTCCATATCTTCTTAATTCTGCATTTTTCATAATCAATGGCATCATTTTATTAACGGGAGCTCCTTTATTTTCCATCATAATTTTTAAAACTTCAAATTTCCAGTCATCAGCAGTATATAAATAAATAGTTTTTGGGGCGATATTTGCTATATTTATTATATTTCTTATATCGTCCATTGTGTTTTTTATGAATTCTTCCCCCAATTCACAATTTTCATTTATATAACTATTATCTAGTTGCGGGAATGTTTCATTTGATATATAATTATTATTTTTATTATATCCAAACATCTCCCAAATTTCTTCGCATAAATGGGGTGTAATTGGTGCCAATACCTTTGTCCATATTTCAACAACATATTTTAATAGCTGGTTGTTATTTCCTCCTCTTCTTTTATACCACTTCAAATTATGAGTTAAACCATAAAATAAAGTTCCTATTTTTCTAAGCTGGAATTCATTATATGATTCATTTATTATTTTTAAATCAGAATGAACTTTATGCAATAGCCATTTATCAATGGTGGATAATTCTGTTATTGTTTTTTCTGTATCCTTTAACTCTGTTGCCAATTCATAAAATCTAATTAAATTATCCCTTGCATGTTCCATTTCTTTAAATTTAACATCTGCATCGTGGGGGAGCTCCGCACATGTTGTAATGTAAAACCTACCTACATCAGGACCATAATTTGTTGCAACCTCCTCAATAGGAAGAACAGGACCTTTTGATTTAGACAATTTTTTACCTTCAATAGTTACATAGCCATTTACAACAATTCCCTTTGGGTAGTATTTTTCATCATCAAATAAAGCCACATGGTTAAATATCATAAATGTTAAATGATTTGGAACAAGGTCTTTTGCCGAACATCTCCAATCAAGCGGATAATAATATTCAAATTCATTTCTCATTTCATTTATTAACTCAACAGGTATTTTTGTATTATTGGATATTTCGTTTATATCTCCTTTTCCATAATATACATAGTCAAACAACTCTGGAATAAGTTGTTCTGGCAATATATTGTTGGTATTTATTGTTTTTGCCACTGTATAATATGCCATATATAGAGTACTATCTGAAAGACTTTCAATAACCCAATCTTTATCAAATGGAAACCTTGTTCCAAGTCCTTTTTTCCTTGCACAGGCTTTATCCTTCATCCAATCAATTTTATTGTGGAAATCCATCCTTATAGTTTCAGGCACAAAATTCATTTTATCTACCCAATTATGTGCCTTTTTTTTCCATTCTAAATCAGA
The window above is part of the Methanococcus aeolicus Nankai-3 genome. Proteins encoded here:
- the leuS gene encoding leucine--tRNA ligase; the encoded protein is MSVDFVKIAEKWQKRWEEDKIFENPSKLKYTEQEKKDKFFITAAFPYLNGVLHAGHLRTFTIPEITARYQRMNNKTVLWTFGFHVSGTPIIGLAELLKKQAPETIWAYNKLHNIPMGELQTLTTPENIVNYFSKKATESFKKMGFALDWRRNFKTDDETFKKFVEWQFLKLKEKNLIVKGSHPVRYCPSCDNPVEDHDLLKGEEATLQEYILLKFKTKLNIEIDGEDKEYECIIPMATLRPETIYGVVNAWINPNDTYHIIKVYDEVQSQEEGSDEISLKYNGIWIVSKEASDKLKNQDRTVELIKEIKGEELVGKIVINPVNNKEVPLYPADFVSSEMGTGCVMSVPAHAPKDFVALRDYYSSINKELTDDELISLIKIDGYGKYPAKEIVEKMGITNQKDEKLEDATHTIYKQEFHKGILNENCGEYEGIAVRDIKDKLASDFINNNMAETLQEFSIPEVVCRCGEKCIVKTVKGQWFITYSDLEWKKKAHNWVDKMNFVPETIRMDFHNKIDWMKDKACARKKGLGTRFPFDKDWVIESLSDSTLYMAYYTVAKTINTNNILPEQLIPELFDYVYYGKGDINEISNNTKIPVELINEMRNEFEYYYPLDWRCSAKDLVPNHLTFMIFNHVALFDDEKYYPKGIVVNGYVTIEGKKLSKSKGPVLPIEEVATNYGPDVGRFYITTCAELPHDADVKFKEMEHARDNLIRFYELATELKDTEKTITELSTIDKWLLHKVHSDLKIINESYNEFQLRKIGTLFYGLTHNLKWYKRRGGNNNQLLKYVVEIWTKVLAPITPHLCEEIWEMFGYNKNNNYISNETFPQLDNSYINENCELGEEFIKNTMDDIRNIINIANIAPKTIYLYTADDWKFEVLKIMMENKGAPVNKMMPLIMKNAELRRYGKEIPKLINEIVKNGISNPIDEENILNDAKQFLENEFQCKIIVNGEDIGNKKRFAIPNKVAIYIE